From the bacterium genome, the window TCTTCCCATGAATCTCCCCTATACCATGACGCCGGAGATGGTTGCCGACGCCGCCAGGGCGTTCAGGCCGAAAGTCCTCTACCCCTACCACTTCGGGGAAACAGACACGTTAAAACTCACGGAACTGCTCAAGGGCGAGAAGGATATTGAGGTACGGATCAGGAACATGCAGTGACCGGCTTTGGCTTTTTCAATACGTGAGAAATACGTACCCTGAAACAAGTTCAGGGTGACGGTATTCGCGGTCACACTAAACATTTTCAGTATTTGTAAATTAATAGTGATGATGCAGGATATTTTGTGAAAACACTGAAATGGATTGTTTTTATCGGGATTCTGTGCTGCAGCGGCAACTGCGGCTTTTTTGGTGAAAAGCAGGGTCTTGAAATCACCCGAAACAACGCCTCGAAATACCGTATAATCATCGCCGATGGCGCATCGCCCTCGACGGTGCACGGGGCGCTCGAGCTCCAGATGTTTCTCTTTCGCATGACCGACGCGGTCATTCCGATTTATTCCGACCGGTTACCGCTGACCTCCCGCGAAATCATGCTCGGCGACAACGCTCATCTCAGGGCGCTCGATCTCACTGTCGACTTTGCGAAATTAGGCGACGAGGGATATGTCATCAGAACTGCCGGGAGACATCTCATCATCGCCGGCGGCGCACAGCGGGGAACCATGTACGGTGTGTATGGGCTTCTGGAAGATCACCTCGGATGCCGCTGGTTTACCGCCGAAGTGAGCCGTATTCCCCGGTCCGAGCGGCTCGTTGTTCCGGCGCTCGACGAGACGGTTGTTCCACCGCTCGAATACCGTGAACCTTATGTGTGGGAGGCGTTCGACGGCAACTGGGCGGCGCGGAACCGCATGAACCGCAATAGCAAGGACGGCGGCCTCGAAGCCCGTCACGGCGGCAGGATCGAGTGGGTTCCCGGGATGTTCGTTCATACCTTCGAAACTCTTGTCCCCCACGCGAAGTATTTCCGGGAACACCCGGAATATTACTCGCTCGTCAAAGGCAGACGGCTCGGAAGCCACAGCCAGCTTTGCTGTACCAACGACGATGTTGTAAAAATCGTTACTGAGGAGGTGCTCGAGGCTTTCCGCGAAAATCCTCAGGCTCATGTCCTGTCCATTTCCCAGAACGACTGGGACAACCACTGCGAATGCAGAAAATGCCGCGCCCTCGCCGAGAGCGAAGGTTCGGATATCGCCCCCGTCCTCCTCATGGTGAACCGCGTCGCCGAAGCGGTCGAAAAGGAATTCCCGGACAAAGTGATCGAGACCCTCGCATACCAGTGGACCCGCAAACCGCCGAAAACCATCCGTCCCCGCCATAATGTGGTCATCAGGCTCTGCACCATCGAATGCTGTTTCTCCCATCCCCTCGAAACGTGCTCCAGCCAGGAGAACAGGGATTTTGTCAGCGATCTCAGGGCATGGTCGCAGGTTACCGACCGTATCTGGATATGGGACTATGTCACCTCGTTCAGGCACTACTTTACTCCGTATCCTAATCTCCGCGTGCGGGACGACAACATTCGCCTTTTTGTCAGGAACGATGTCAAGGCGGTGTTCGAGCAGGATGTGTACACCACACCGAACGGCGAGTTCTCCGGGCTGAGCGGATACCTCAACGCCAAGCTCCTGTGGAATCCTTCTTACGACGAGAATACGGCGATCGATGAATTTCTCGAGGGTGTCTACGGCCGTGCGGCGGCGCCCATCCGCGCATACATCGACATGATCCACGACAAGGTCGAATATGATAACATCCATATGGGAATCTGGCAGGGGCCCGACGCCGACTACCTGACCGACGATATCCTTGCACGGGCGGATTCGCTCTGGGAACAGGCTGAAGCGGCAGTCGCGGACTGCCCCGAAGTGCTCGAACGGGTAAAGACTGCCCGGCTGAGCGTGGATTACGCCATCATATCCCGTGACAGAACCCGCGGCGATGCCCTTATCGTCGACCAGAAGGAACTCAGGCTCACCGTCAATCCGGCGTTCACCGACCGTGTCGGCCGTTTCTGCAGCACCGCACAGCGGGCGGGCGTGCTCAGGCTCAGGGAATATGGTTATACGGTGGATGAATACCGTGCCGATCTGGACAGTCTGGTAAAACCACGGTCGCTGACCCTGACAAATCCTGTTATGGTTAAAAATCTCCTGCCCGGTCTCATCCGCCGTCTGTACCGGGGACCATGGGAAGGAATCCCGCGGTTCGGATCGCTCAGGCATGACAGCATCGGGACGGTCGACCGGTTTCAGCTCCCGGAACACGGGGAAGAAGAATCGTTCGGTCTGATATTCGAGGGATTTATTTCTGTGCCGAGGGATGGTGTTTACACCTTTTACACCCGTTCAGCCGACGGCTCGAAACTGGTTATCGGCCCGACTACGGTGGTGGACAACGGCGGAAACCATGCTGTTCTCGAACGTATGGGATTTATCGCGCTGAAAGCGGGTATGCACCCTGTAAAGTTATCGTATTTTACGAGAGGGAAGATAACCGCGCTCTACGTATTCTATCGCGGCCCGGGCATCGAAAAACAGCATATCCCCGAATCGGCGCTTTTTCACGCGAAACAATGAATACCACCATCCATATGGAGGTGTCTCATGAAGAGAGTCTCTGCACTGGTCATCGTAATTCTCACCGGTTTTGTTCTGAACGGATGCGGGAGCGGCTCCGGGCTGGAGCTTGCCCGGAACGGCACGACGAAATACCGTATCGTTACCGCCGCGAAACCGTCATTTTCAACCATAAATGCCGCCGGAGAGCTGAAAAAGTTCATGAAAGAGATGACCGGCGCCGACATGCTCATCGTATCGGATCTTGAACCCATGACCGGCCATGAAATTATTCTCGGGAACAGCGACCATCTCAGGCAGCTCGGTGTCGAAATCGATTTTGACAAGCTCGGGAAAGAGGGCTATATAATCAGGACTGTCGGAAAGCATCTCGTTATCGCCGGCGGCGAGCTCAGGGGAAACATGTACGGTGTGTATGGTCTTCTCGAGGATCACCTGGGCTGCAGGTGGTTTACTTCCGAAGTGAGCCGTATCCCTCATTATGACCGTCTCGTACTGCCGATCCTCGATGAAACCGTCATTCCGGCGCTCGAATACCGCGAACCGTTCGTGTACGAGGCCCGCGACGGCAACTGGGCAGCCCGCAACCGCATGAACAGGAACTGCAACGGCACCCTCGAAGACCGTCACGGCGGTCAGGTTCAATGGGCGCCGGGTATGTTCGTTCACACCTTCAATATCCTCGTTCCCCCGGAGAAATACTTCAAACAGCATCCCGAATACTATTCACTCGTCGGCGGGAAACGTACCGCTGATTACAGCCAGCTCTGCTGCACCAACGATGAAGTCGTTGCAATCGTTACGGAAGGCGTTATGAAAGCATTCCATGACAACCCGCAGGCCGAGGTACTCTCCGTCTCCCAGAACGACTGCTTCAATTACTGCGAGTGCGAGAAGTGCCAGGCTCTCGCGCGGCAGGAGGGCTCACAGATAGCTCCCGTGCTTCAGATGGTGAACCGTGTCGCCGAAGAGGTCGAAAAGCGTTACTCCGGCAAGGCAATCGAAACCCTCGCCTACCAGTGGACCCGCAAGGCGCCGAAAACCATGCGCCCCCGTCCCAATGTGATCGTCAGGCTCTGCACCATCGAATGCTGTTTCTCCCATCCGCTCAAAACATGCGACAGCCCGCAGAACAGGGATTTTGCCAACGATCTCCGGGAGTGGTCGAAGATTTGCGACCGCCTCTGGATATGGAATTACTGCACGTCGTTTTCCCATTACTTTGTCCCGTTTCCCAACCTCAGAGTTCGTAACGACAACATACGGTTTTTCGTCGAGAACAATGTCAAGGGAATTTTCCAGCAGGATGTCTATACGACGCCGCACGGCGAACTGTCGGCCCTGAGCGGATATCTCAACGCCAAGCTCCTCTGGAATCCCTCATACGACGAAAACACCGCCATCAACGAATTCCTCGATGGCGTGTACAGCGAGGCCGCGAACCCGATCCGTGTCTATATCGATATGCTCCACGACAAAGTCGAGCGCGACAATATCCATGTCGGTATAAGCGAGGGACCATGGGCGGACTACCTCACCGACGAGATTCTCGCCCGCGCCGATTCGCTCTGGAATGAGGCTGAAGCCGCGGTTTCGGGAAAGCCCGATGTGCTCAGGCGTGTAAAAATCGACCGTCTCAGCGTGGACTACGCCATTATCGCCCATGAGCAGAACCGCTCGGCATATGTCATCGACCAGGATCGTCTCGCGGTGGCTGTCAATCCCGCGTTTATGGAGCGCGTCGACCGCTTCTGCCGGACAGCCGACGATGCCGGGGTGATCATGCTCAACGAACCGGGACTGACCACAGCACAGTTCCGCGCCGGGCTTGAAGCATCGCTCAAACCTCAATCTCTCATCCTGATCAACCCGGTCAAACAGGGCGCGACCGAACCGGGACTGACACGACGGTACTACAAGGCGGGCTGGACCGGGGAGCCGGATTTTTCGAAGATGAAAGCCGACCGCATCGATTCAACGTCCGGTTTTGTGCTCCCCGAACATGCGGACTGGGAGGTATTCGGCGCTGGTTTCGAGGGATTCATCACCGTTCCCCGGGACGGTGTCTATACCTTTCTGTCACGGTCTGATGACGGCTCGAAGCTCTTTATCGGATCGACCGAGGTAATCGACAACGGAGGCAGTCATCCGGTGCAGGAACGCTGCGGTTTCGCGGCGCTCAAAGCAGGTACGTATCCCATAAGGGCGACCTACTATAATTCCGGGGGCGGCATTGCTTTCGATGTCCTTTACAGAACCCCCGGCGGGAATATCGAGCATATCCCCGAAACGGCGCTCTCGCGAAAAAAATCGTGATAGATGGAGGATTATCATCAATCAATTCAAAAATTCA encodes:
- a CDS encoding DUF4838 domain-containing protein, giving the protein MKTLKWIVFIGILCCSGNCGFFGEKQGLEITRNNASKYRIIIADGASPSTVHGALELQMFLFRMTDAVIPIYSDRLPLTSREIMLGDNAHLRALDLTVDFAKLGDEGYVIRTAGRHLIIAGGAQRGTMYGVYGLLEDHLGCRWFTAEVSRIPRSERLVVPALDETVVPPLEYREPYVWEAFDGNWAARNRMNRNSKDGGLEARHGGRIEWVPGMFVHTFETLVPHAKYFREHPEYYSLVKGRRLGSHSQLCCTNDDVVKIVTEEVLEAFRENPQAHVLSISQNDWDNHCECRKCRALAESEGSDIAPVLLMVNRVAEAVEKEFPDKVIETLAYQWTRKPPKTIRPRHNVVIRLCTIECCFSHPLETCSSQENRDFVSDLRAWSQVTDRIWIWDYVTSFRHYFTPYPNLRVRDDNIRLFVRNDVKAVFEQDVYTTPNGEFSGLSGYLNAKLLWNPSYDENTAIDEFLEGVYGRAAAPIRAYIDMIHDKVEYDNIHMGIWQGPDADYLTDDILARADSLWEQAEAAVADCPEVLERVKTARLSVDYAIISRDRTRGDALIVDQKELRLTVNPAFTDRVGRFCSTAQRAGVLRLREYGYTVDEYRADLDSLVKPRSLTLTNPVMVKNLLPGLIRRLYRGPWEGIPRFGSLRHDSIGTVDRFQLPEHGEEESFGLIFEGFISVPRDGVYTFYTRSADGSKLVIGPTTVVDNGGNHAVLERMGFIALKAGMHPVKLSYFTRGKITALYVFYRGPGIEKQHIPESALFHAKQ
- a CDS encoding DUF4838 domain-containing protein, producing the protein MKRVSALVIVILTGFVLNGCGSGSGLELARNGTTKYRIVTAAKPSFSTINAAGELKKFMKEMTGADMLIVSDLEPMTGHEIILGNSDHLRQLGVEIDFDKLGKEGYIIRTVGKHLVIAGGELRGNMYGVYGLLEDHLGCRWFTSEVSRIPHYDRLVLPILDETVIPALEYREPFVYEARDGNWAARNRMNRNCNGTLEDRHGGQVQWAPGMFVHTFNILVPPEKYFKQHPEYYSLVGGKRTADYSQLCCTNDEVVAIVTEGVMKAFHDNPQAEVLSVSQNDCFNYCECEKCQALARQEGSQIAPVLQMVNRVAEEVEKRYSGKAIETLAYQWTRKAPKTMRPRPNVIVRLCTIECCFSHPLKTCDSPQNRDFANDLREWSKICDRLWIWNYCTSFSHYFVPFPNLRVRNDNIRFFVENNVKGIFQQDVYTTPHGELSALSGYLNAKLLWNPSYDENTAINEFLDGVYSEAANPIRVYIDMLHDKVERDNIHVGISEGPWADYLTDEILARADSLWNEAEAAVSGKPDVLRRVKIDRLSVDYAIIAHEQNRSAYVIDQDRLAVAVNPAFMERVDRFCRTADDAGVIMLNEPGLTTAQFRAGLEASLKPQSLILINPVKQGATEPGLTRRYYKAGWTGEPDFSKMKADRIDSTSGFVLPEHADWEVFGAGFEGFITVPRDGVYTFLSRSDDGSKLFIGSTEVIDNGGSHPVQERCGFAALKAGTYPIRATYYNSGGGIAFDVLYRTPGGNIEHIPETALSRKKS